The following is a genomic window from Geminicoccaceae bacterium.
AATCTTTGCTGTGCAAGGGTTTGTGGAGGAGCTGTCCGGACAGCATCCGCTGAAGGAAGCGGATTGAGACGATAATTGCGATACTTGAATTCTTCCAATGGTCCGGACAGCATCCGCTGAAGGAAGCGGATTGAGACTTCGCGCCACGGATGACGGCCCTGCAACCAGTCCGGACAGCATCCGCTGAAGGAAGCGGATTGAGACTTCTATCTGCCCGAGACGCCAGCTGAATCGGTCCGGACAGCATCCGCTGAAGGAAGCGGATTGAGACCGCGCGAAGGAGCGCGAACGGTCCGTATATTTGTCCGGACAGCATCCGCTGAAGGAAGCGGATTGAGACTGTCACCTTCAGCCTTGGCTTTATCGAGCAATGTCCGGACAGCAGCCGCTGAAGGGAGCGGATTGAGACTCAACCCGGTTGTCTGGATGAGCGTCAGTGGGCTCAGTCGACAGGCCGGATAGCGTGAACATTGCGCTTGAAGAAATGTACGCGATAACGTACACAATGAGCTTCAAGAAAAGCAGGCTCGTCATGCGCACCATTTCCGCGACCGACTTTCGCAAGAACATGTCCGCCGAAGCCGACCGGCTTGTCGACGACGTCGACGTGACGCTGGTCACCCGCACGGGTGCGTCGAATTTCGTCGTCATGTCCGAGGCGGATTTCAATTCCTGGCGCGAAACCCTCTATCTGCTTGGTTCGCCCAAGAACGCCGCGCATCTTCTGGATTCCCTGCGGGAGCTGGATGCGGGCAAGGGTGAAGCGCGTGACCTGCTCCGGCCATCCGACATGGATGCATGACGCTCACCTTTTCCTCACGGGCATGGTCCGACTATCTCGAATGGGCGAATGAGGCTGGCACCCGGCAGGGGGCAAAGATGCTCGCCCGCGTCAACCGCCTCATCGATGAAGCCGCCCGGTCGCCCGGCGATGGCATCGGCAAGCCGGAACCGCTTCGTGGTCAGCTGTCCGGATGCTGGAGCCGCAGGATCACGGAGGAACACCGGCTGGTATACCGCCACACAGGCACAGGACTGGATATCATCGCCTGCCGGTATCACTATACCGGCCTTGAATGAAGGCGGGTGGTTCAAAGCAGCCAGTAGTCGCTGTCGTCGAGAACCGGGACGCCGCCCGTTTGGTGGCAGCGCGGGAGCGCATCCTTCGCGATTGCGTAGACGCGGAGACTGTCATCCGGCTTCATCAATGCTTCGATGCGCTTGCGAATCGCATCTGCCTGCCTTGCCGTCAGCCGCCCTTCGAAAACACTTTCCTGAACGCGCGCCAGTTTTTCCTCGAGGATCTTCGCGATCCGGCGTCGCCGCCTGTCGTTGGCGATGTCATATGTGAAGACGGTGAGCATTTCCGCGGTGGCCATCTCATAGCTCCGGTATCAGTAATCCACCCTCCAGGGACTGAAGGCCGCATCGCCGATCCCGTTCGAGCGACAATGGCGGGCATACGCGACCACGTCTTCCTCGATGAGGCGGCGCCAGCGCAGGTTCCGCCCGCTGCGGCGGCTTTTCATGGCCTGCTTCATCCGCTCCTCATATCCGCCGATGATCGACCGATGTCCGTCCTTGGCGAGACGCAGGGCGCCGTCGCTCTCGCGGATCTCGAAATGTACCTCGTCGAGCTTGTGGTTGTTGAACAGATAGACGGCAAGCCCCTCGACCAGTGACGCCCGATAGATCTCCATGAGATCGTAGACGCAGGCATCCTGCCCGTCCGCTGCCGAATGCAGGGCGCCGAAGCCCGGATGCAGGCCATGGCGGCGAACGATGGTCCCGACATCGCGTGCGAGCAGCCATGACAGATAGTTCAGAACGAGATTGAACGGGTCGGGCGGAGGCTGGCGGATCCGCTTGAAACGCCGCTCATTGACGGCAAATGCGGGTTTGACCAGCAAGGCGAGCGACGGCCAGTAAGTGGCACCGGCCGCTCCCTCGTAGCCGAGAAGCGCTGGCACGTCGGTTGCAATCGGCAGCTTGCGGATCAGGGTGCCGAGATCCTTGCAAGCGCCGATCACCGTTTTCGAGCGCACCTTGCGGTTGAGCTTGTTGAGTGTGGCGCGCTGGTTGCGGATACGGGCATCGACGATCCGTCGGGCAAGGTCGAGGCGCAATTCAGCATCGAGGGCGATCCTTGCCTGGGCGAGATGCAGACCGCCGTGGTCGCTCGAAGGGGAGGCCGTGACGCCGATGGTCTCGCCCACCCCATTGACATGGTGCAAGAGTGTTCCGGAAAGCAGCGCGAGCCGCAATGCATCCTCTTCGACGCTCGCGGCCGGACCGATTTCGATGCGGTCGATCCGATCGCAAGGGATGGCAAGTATCTCCCGCCGTCCGGCAAGCTCGCCTTGCGGTGTCTCGACGGTGAACAGGGATTGCCGGGTGGCGAGAACCCGTCCGGTTTCGTGCAGATAGAGGATCCGCAGGCCGGCATCGAGACCGGCTTCGCGGCGCTTCTCCTCGAGTGCCTCCCTTTCGTCCGCTGCCGCATCTTCGCCCGCAATCCAGCGTAGCAGTTGCAGGCTCTCGTTACGGTCGCCCGATCCCGCATCTTCCTTCGAAGGCATGACGATGGAGCGGACGAACAGATTGCCGAGGAAGCGAAACCCGCGATCGAAATCCGCAATGCGCGTCTTGTCGGGATTGAGACGCAATCCCTGTTCGGCAAGCAGCTTCTCCATCTGCGCAAGTGCTTCCCGGGTGCGTTTCTCCCGCCGGCAGAGAATGACGAAATCATCGGCGAAGCGGATCATCCGCAGACCGGTCATATTGTCGGCGAAATGGGCGTCGATACAGTCGAGATACAGGTTGGAGAGCAGCGGGGAGAGTGGCGAACCCTGCGGGATGCCGAGACCGGGCGTATCGAGATCGACGCCGGCCGATTCGAGCCAGAGTGCGACGAGGTCGAGCAGTGCATTCATCCCGTGAAAGCCGCGGATCGTCGTTTCCAGCCGGTCGAGCAGGCGATCGTGCGGCACCTGGTCGAAATATCGCTCGATGTCTCCCTCGACGACATGGACGAAACCCTCGTCCCGATACTTGCGGATAGCGGCCACAGCCTGGTTGACCGAACGGCCGGGCCGGTAGGCGAAGCTGTTCGGCTCGAACTCCCGATCCAGTAGCGGCATGAGGGTCTGTGCTGCAGCACCCTGCGCGATCCTGTCAGGCACGGACGGGATGGCCAGTCGCCGGAACTCGCCATTGCCCTTCGGCACATCGAAGACGCGCAATGGTTCGGGGTGATAGCTTCCGTCGCGAAGGCGGTTGCAGAGACCGAGCAAACGCTGTGACGCGCGCTCGGCAAAACGCTCGACCGTGACGCCATCGGTGCCCGCACAGCCGTGATTGGCGTGCACGCGACGCCATGCCTGTTCCAGTGTATCGAGCCGCGTCGCCTGCTCGAAAAGGTTGATCCCTTCCCGTCGAAGGGTCATAGTCGGCGAGGTTTCCCACGGTGGAATTTCGGTCATTAATTTGGCTTTTCCGCTTGGAAATCCGGTAAGCAATTGATGTAACATCATTTACCGTCTGCCATCAAACACGAATCAGGGGAAGGAGATCGTAGACGAACCGCCAAAATCGCCCGCCCTTTGGAAAGGGCAATGGAAAATCGAAGCAGGCCAAGGGTTTGTGGAGAGGCTGTCCGGACAGCATCCGCTGAAGGAAGCGGATTGAGACCTCGTCGGTCTCGTGTTTGAAGCGCAGCGAGACGTCCGGACAGCATCCGCTGAAGGAAGCGGATTGAGACTTTCCTTCCGCCGCTTTTACCTCCGCAATTATGTCCGGACAGCATCCGCTGAAGGAAGCGGATTGAGACGGGTAGATGCCCTGCAGAACACCAAGTACGCCGTCCGGACAGCATCCGCTGAAGGAAGCGGATTGACCCCGTGCGTAGGAGCGATTAGCGTTCAGGTTAAAATGAATTGCCCTCATGTCGTTTTATGGTTCTGGCCTTGGGGAGGCAGACGGTGGCATGGCTTTGGGTCAA
Proteins encoded in this region:
- the cas1 gene encoding CRISPR-associated endonuclease Cas1, whose translation is MTLRREGINLFEQATRLDTLEQAWRRVHANHGCAGTDGVTVERFAERASQRLLGLCNRLRDGSYHPEPLRVFDVPKGNGEFRRLAIPSVPDRIAQGAAAQTLMPLLDREFEPNSFAYRPGRSVNQAVAAIRKYRDEGFVHVVEGDIERYFDQVPHDRLLDRLETTIRGFHGMNALLDLVALWLESAGVDLDTPGLGIPQGSPLSPLLSNLYLDCIDAHFADNMTGLRMIRFADDFVILCRREKRTREALAQMEKLLAEQGLRLNPDKTRIADFDRGFRFLGNLFVRSIVMPSKEDAGSGDRNESLQLLRWIAGEDAAADEREALEEKRREAGLDAGLRILYLHETGRVLATRQSLFTVETPQGELAGRREILAIPCDRIDRIEIGPAASVEEDALRLALLSGTLLHHVNGVGETIGVTASPSSDHGGLHLAQARIALDAELRLDLARRIVDARIRNQRATLNKLNRKVRSKTVIGACKDLGTLIRKLPIATDVPALLGYEGAAGATYWPSLALLVKPAFAVNERRFKRIRQPPPDPFNLVLNYLSWLLARDVGTIVRRHGLHPGFGALHSAADGQDACVYDLMEIYRASLVEGLAVYLFNNHKLDEVHFEIRESDGALRLAKDGHRSIIGGYEERMKQAMKSRRSGRNLRWRRLIEEDVVAYARHCRSNGIGDAAFSPWRVDY
- the cas2 gene encoding CRISPR-associated endonuclease Cas2, with the protein product MATAEMLTVFTYDIANDRRRRRIAKILEEKLARVQESVFEGRLTARQADAIRKRIEALMKPDDSLRVYAIAKDALPRCHQTGGVPVLDDSDYWLL
- a CDS encoding Txe/YoeB family addiction module toxin → MTLTFSSRAWSDYLEWANEAGTRQGAKMLARVNRLIDEAARSPGDGIGKPEPLRGQLSGCWSRRITEEHRLVYRHTGTGLDIIACRYHYTGLE
- a CDS encoding type II toxin-antitoxin system Phd/YefM family antitoxin; this encodes MRTISATDFRKNMSAEADRLVDDVDVTLVTRTGASNFVVMSEADFNSWRETLYLLGSPKNAAHLLDSLRELDAGKGEARDLLRPSDMDA